A stretch of the Rhizobium sullae genome encodes the following:
- a CDS encoding nucleotidyltransferase and HEPN domain-containing protein → MRSSLEHLPEEKQRELARVVAIIHEEFADALSGTSAAFKKRGRILKILLFGSYSRGTWVDEPHTMKGYRSDYDILVIVNSKQLAEPQYWEKATDRLLWDKDVKTPVGLIVHGAREVNNFLADGQYFFVDILREGIVLYELDDRPLAEPRKLSAVDAYRVAKEHFERQYENAQRFHKLARVAASTNWASQSAFLLHQAVETAYSCLLLTLTNYSPPSHNLKFLRGLAEDQDRRLIDAWPRDQHRYIAWYNILNEAYVKARYSKHFEITEEALVWLLERTEHLHQIIAAICKERLTELERASSPI, encoded by the coding sequence ATGCGATCGTCGTTGGAACATCTGCCGGAAGAAAAGCAGCGCGAGCTTGCCCGCGTCGTTGCGATCATCCATGAGGAGTTCGCCGACGCGCTGTCAGGCACGTCGGCCGCCTTCAAGAAGCGCGGCCGGATCTTAAAGATTTTGCTTTTCGGTTCGTATAGCCGCGGCACCTGGGTCGACGAGCCGCACACGATGAAGGGCTACCGCTCCGACTACGATATCCTCGTCATCGTCAATTCCAAGCAGCTGGCCGAGCCACAGTATTGGGAGAAAGCGACCGACCGGCTGCTATGGGACAAGGATGTGAAGACGCCCGTCGGGCTGATCGTCCATGGCGCCAGGGAGGTGAACAACTTCCTGGCCGACGGCCAGTATTTCTTCGTCGACATCCTGCGCGAGGGCATCGTGCTCTACGAACTCGACGACCGGCCGCTGGCCGAACCTAGGAAGCTCTCGGCGGTCGACGCGTACAGGGTGGCGAAGGAGCATTTCGAGAGGCAATACGAGAATGCTCAGCGCTTCCATAAATTGGCACGTGTCGCGGCGTCGACCAATTGGGCAAGCCAATCAGCGTTTTTGCTCCACCAAGCAGTCGAGACTGCCTATTCCTGCCTGCTTCTCACCCTGACCAACTACAGCCCACCGTCGCACAATCTGAAATTCCTGCGCGGGCTGGCCGAAGATCAGGACCGCCGGCTCATCGACGCATGGCCGCGCGACCAGCACCGCTACATCGCGTGGTACAACATCCTCAACGAAGCCTATGTAAAAGCCCGCTACTCGAAGCACTTCGAGATCACAGAGGAGGCGCTTGTCTGGCTGCTTGAACGGACGGAGCACCTGCACCAGATTATCGCGGCGATCTGTAAGGAACGCCTGACCGAACTGGAGCGGGCAAGCAGCCCCATCTAA
- a CDS encoding nitrate ABC transporter substrate-binding protein, which produces MTVTIRLALRDWDYMTPLVLGDISSPRLDVKVDRVATLISNVGTDEAHDAAEMSFSRYAQLRADGDDTVIGIPNFIMRGFRHRCIITTKDSPITELSQLAGKRIGVTGWRDSGNTWTRAALRREGVSVEDAMWFAGRLTEAHPITDRLDGFGRTGRIEAAPGERPMVDLLKEGALDAVFTPFMPEGFFDRDSPFRQVLSDFRRAERQYFKDVGYVPGMHLIGIKATAAAQYPWLPEELSALIDESRRVWTVRRRKYADTTPWIFDELLKVSADLPPDWDESGLDANRAMISDFARELHEQGILPRALTPAELFPLQASSDRPQLAAAGS; this is translated from the coding sequence ATGACTGTAACGATACGGCTGGCCCTGCGCGACTGGGACTACATGACCCCGCTGGTGTTGGGAGACATTTCCTCTCCCCGCCTCGACGTGAAGGTCGACAGGGTTGCCACGCTCATCTCCAATGTCGGAACGGACGAGGCACATGACGCGGCGGAAATGTCCTTCAGCCGGTACGCCCAGCTTCGCGCCGACGGCGACGATACGGTAATCGGCATTCCGAACTTCATCATGCGCGGCTTTCGCCATCGCTGCATCATCACGACGAAGGACAGCCCGATTACGGAGCTGAGCCAGCTTGCCGGAAAGCGGATCGGCGTTACCGGATGGCGCGATTCCGGAAACACCTGGACACGCGCTGCCTTGCGCCGTGAAGGCGTTAGCGTCGAGGACGCGATGTGGTTTGCCGGCAGGTTGACGGAAGCTCATCCCATCACCGATCGTCTCGACGGCTTTGGCCGCACGGGACGCATCGAAGCAGCACCAGGCGAGCGCCCGATGGTCGACCTTCTGAAGGAGGGGGCACTGGATGCCGTTTTCACGCCCTTCATGCCCGAGGGCTTTTTCGATAGAGATTCGCCCTTCCGCCAAGTGCTTTCAGATTTCCGTCGTGCCGAACGCCAGTATTTCAAGGACGTCGGCTACGTGCCGGGCATGCATCTCATCGGCATCAAGGCGACGGCGGCGGCGCAATATCCGTGGCTCCCCGAAGAACTCAGCGCGTTGATCGATGAATCCAGGCGCGTCTGGACGGTCAGGCGTCGCAAATATGCCGACACCACGCCGTGGATCTTCGATGAGCTTTTGAAGGTTTCGGCAGATCTTCCACCGGACTGGGACGAGAGCGGCCTTGATGCGAACCGCGCGATGATTTCCGATTTTGCACGGGAACTGCACGAACAGGGCATCCTGCCGCGAGCGCTCACGCCGGCAGAGCTTTTTCCGCTGCAGGCGTCCTCAGATCGCCCGCAGCTTGCCGCAGCCGGATCGTAA
- a CDS encoding amino acid ABC transporter permease, whose amino-acid sequence MSAGNHKSASPPGDADPRDVVNAHKPFRIDRLVLWTLSLAIAADFGWIVANNENFGWPVVAQYFFDPTVISGLYVSLGLTVVAMLIGIVLGLLLAIARLSADRLAHSLAGLFIWFFRGTPLLVQLIFWYNLSTLFPSISITVPFGPTLASWDTNSVITPMTAAIVGLALNEAAYMAEIIRGGLLSVDRGQAETAEAFGMTRARALRRIIIPQAMRSIVPPTGNQLISMIKATSLVSVIAMADLLYSVQSIYNRTFEIIPMLLVAVVWYLLITSILNIGQGYIERYYSRGDRRSGSIAKPAGHAGTPVVPDAPSPVIVQEASR is encoded by the coding sequence ATGAGTGCCGGCAACCACAAAAGCGCATCGCCTCCGGGCGATGCGGATCCCCGCGACGTCGTCAACGCGCACAAGCCGTTTCGCATCGATCGCCTTGTCCTTTGGACGCTGTCCCTGGCGATTGCGGCCGATTTTGGCTGGATCGTCGCAAACAATGAGAATTTCGGCTGGCCCGTCGTCGCGCAATATTTCTTTGACCCCACGGTCATCAGCGGCCTTTACGTCTCGCTCGGGTTGACGGTCGTTGCCATGTTGATCGGCATAGTGCTCGGTCTATTGCTTGCCATTGCGCGGTTGTCGGCGGACCGGCTCGCCCATTCCCTTGCCGGTCTCTTCATCTGGTTCTTCCGCGGCACACCGCTCCTGGTGCAGCTGATATTCTGGTACAACCTGTCGACTCTCTTTCCTTCGATTTCGATCACCGTGCCTTTCGGGCCGACATTGGCCAGTTGGGACACCAATTCAGTCATCACGCCGATGACGGCGGCAATCGTCGGCCTGGCGCTCAACGAGGCGGCTTACATGGCCGAGATCATCCGCGGCGGCCTTCTTTCCGTCGACAGGGGCCAGGCGGAAACCGCGGAAGCCTTCGGCATGACGCGTGCGCGCGCACTGCGAAGGATCATAATCCCGCAGGCGATGCGCTCCATCGTTCCGCCCACCGGCAACCAGCTCATCAGCATGATCAAAGCTACCTCGCTCGTCAGCGTCATCGCCATGGCGGACCTGCTCTATTCGGTCCAATCGATCTACAACCGCACGTTCGAGATCATTCCGATGCTGCTCGTTGCCGTGGTCTGGTACTTGCTGATCACCTCGATCCTCAACATCGGCCAGGGCTATATCGAGCGCTACTATAGCAGAGGCGACAGACGTTCCGGCAGCATAGCGAAGCCTGCCGGACATGCGGGCACGCCGGTCGTACCGGACGCCCCCTCACCCGTCATCGTACAGGAGGCAAGCCGTTGA
- a CDS encoding amino acid ABC transporter ATP-binding protein, translating to MNAVVAVEPLVHARNVHKSFDNLEVLKGIDLDVSPGEVVVILGPSGSGKSTFLRCINHLESINQGSIMVDGEQIGYRLRNGRLEKLSNNAIAAQRRKIGMVFQQFNLYPHMTALENIIEAPVGIHGESRKAATENALMLLERVGLSEKAGSYPRQLSGGQQQRVAIARALAIKPKLMLFDEPTSALDPELVGEVLSTMRDLASQGLTMIVVTHEIGFAREAADRVIFMDGGKVVEHGKPEDVLGNPQHQRTRSFLARFI from the coding sequence TTGAATGCCGTTGTAGCTGTCGAACCGCTCGTCCACGCGCGCAATGTTCACAAGTCCTTCGACAATCTAGAGGTCCTGAAAGGGATCGATCTCGATGTCTCCCCTGGCGAGGTCGTGGTCATCCTCGGGCCCTCCGGCTCGGGCAAATCGACCTTCCTGCGCTGCATCAATCATCTGGAATCCATCAATCAAGGCTCGATCATGGTCGACGGAGAACAGATCGGCTACCGGTTGCGAAACGGCCGCCTTGAAAAACTCTCCAACAATGCGATCGCTGCACAGCGGCGCAAGATCGGCATGGTCTTCCAGCAGTTCAACCTCTATCCGCATATGACCGCGCTCGAAAACATCATCGAAGCGCCGGTCGGCATCCACGGCGAAAGCCGCAAGGCTGCGACGGAAAATGCGTTGATGCTTCTGGAGCGCGTCGGGCTTTCGGAAAAAGCCGGCAGTTATCCGCGCCAGCTTTCCGGCGGCCAGCAGCAGCGTGTGGCGATCGCACGGGCTCTGGCGATCAAGCCGAAGCTGATGCTGTTCGACGAGCCGACCTCCGCACTCGATCCCGAACTCGTCGGCGAGGTCCTTTCTACGATGCGCGACCTGGCAAGCCAGGGGCTGACCATGATCGTCGTGACACACGAGATCGGGTTTGCACGCGAGGCGGCCGATCGGGTCATCTTCATGGATGGCGGCAAAGTCGTCGAACACGGCAAGCCCGAAGATGTCCTCGGCAATCCCCAGCATCAACGCACGAGAAGCTTTCTGGCGCGCTTCATCTAG
- a CDS encoding DUF982 domain-containing protein yields MLIQRWKKPLILGDGRIRIVVGSAEEAMNWLIHEPNQNSEKWRHAWRTCNAAHEGRLSAEEARSAVQIAAAGNR; encoded by the coding sequence ATGCTGATACAACGTTGGAAGAAGCCCCTCATCTTGGGCGACGGCCGTATCCGGATAGTTGTCGGTTCGGCTGAGGAGGCTATGAATTGGCTTATTCACGAGCCCAATCAGAACAGCGAAAAATGGCGTCACGCGTGGCGCACCTGCAACGCGGCTCACGAAGGCCGACTTTCCGCCGAGGAGGCTAGGTCCGCCGTTCAGATTGCGGCGGCTGGCAATCGCTGA
- a CDS encoding transglutaminase-like cysteine peptidase, with the protein MARRRSWPGTAANPPYILREGHAALTLSSSRGGFILDNLADEIKPCHAAPYKFLKRQGHQNPIDG; encoded by the coding sequence ATGGCGAGGCGGCGCTCTTGGCCAGGAACAGCCGCAAACCCACCTTACATCTTAAGGGAAGGACACGCCGCCCTGACACTTTCCTCCAGCAGAGGTGGTTTCATTCTCGACAATCTCGCAGATGAGATCAAGCCATGCCACGCGGCACCGTACAAATTTCTGAAACGCCAAGGCCACCAAAACCCGATCGATGGGTAA
- a CDS encoding type II toxin-antitoxin system HipA family toxin: MAPIFHAPKTIPSLDVLLNMLKVGTIVRTPGDFNAFNFDEAYRKTGGFPVLSLSFQAATGGLRKDPKPLAGALPAFFANLLPEEKLREAMERHHEGNVRPGNDFDLLAALGTDLPGAVRVVPSDGATAVQQDPLKEKTKARFSLAGVQMKLSVMKNTGKGGGLTLPMDDEQGQYIAKFPSTAFPGVSENEFANLALAAAIGMEVPERELVEKSDFDRIPEEFNTLSEGKVLLVKRFDREAKGGRIHIEDFAQVFGVYPSRKYEGAAYHDIASAISVAVSPAMALEFVRRLALTVITGNGDMHLKNWSLIYPGEGNKPTLAPIYDVLSTVPYIPADAMALSLGGERSFKALAAPRWKAFANRAKLPEPAVLKAVVETVERVNEHWWHLPERGVIPEKVLERIDIHVKALTPILNTCAEK, from the coding sequence ATGGCTCCAATCTTCCACGCACCTAAGACGATCCCGTCGTTGGACGTACTCCTGAATATGCTGAAGGTCGGTACGATCGTCAGGACGCCAGGTGATTTCAATGCTTTCAACTTTGATGAGGCCTACCGCAAAACGGGTGGGTTTCCGGTTCTTAGCCTGTCGTTCCAAGCGGCGACGGGCGGATTGCGTAAAGATCCCAAGCCGCTGGCCGGCGCTTTGCCAGCCTTCTTCGCGAACCTCCTGCCGGAGGAAAAGCTACGTGAGGCGATGGAAAGGCACCATGAAGGCAATGTGCGGCCAGGCAACGATTTCGATCTGCTAGCTGCTCTTGGCACCGATCTGCCGGGGGCCGTGCGAGTAGTGCCCAGCGACGGCGCGACAGCGGTTCAGCAAGATCCGTTAAAGGAAAAGACCAAAGCTCGTTTCTCACTTGCCGGCGTGCAGATGAAGCTCTCGGTGATGAAGAACACTGGAAAAGGCGGTGGCCTGACCTTGCCGATGGACGACGAGCAGGGCCAATATATTGCCAAGTTTCCTTCGACAGCATTTCCCGGCGTTTCCGAGAACGAATTCGCGAACCTTGCACTGGCCGCCGCGATCGGCATGGAGGTGCCCGAACGCGAGCTTGTCGAGAAGTCCGACTTCGACCGCATTCCCGAGGAATTCAACACGTTGTCGGAGGGCAAGGTCCTTCTCGTCAAACGCTTCGATCGTGAAGCCAAGGGTGGGAGGATTCATATCGAGGATTTCGCTCAGGTCTTCGGTGTCTATCCTTCGCGCAAGTATGAGGGCGCTGCCTATCACGATATCGCCTCGGCCATTAGCGTGGCCGTCTCGCCTGCGATGGCTCTCGAATTCGTCCGCCGACTTGCGCTTACTGTCATCACCGGCAACGGCGACATGCACTTGAAGAACTGGTCGCTGATCTACCCCGGCGAAGGCAACAAGCCGACCCTTGCCCCAATCTACGACGTTCTGTCGACGGTGCCCTATATTCCCGCAGACGCCATGGCGCTTTCGCTCGGAGGGGAGCGGTCGTTCAAGGCTCTAGCCGCACCGCGATGGAAGGCATTTGCCAATCGCGCAAAGCTTCCGGAACCAGCTGTGCTGAAGGCAGTGGTCGAAACCGTCGAACGCGTCAATGAGCACTGGTGGCATCTGCCCGAGCGCGGCGTTATTCCGGAGAAAGTGCTCGAGCGCATAGACATACATGTGAAGGCGCTAACGCCAATATTGAACACCTGCGCCGAGAAGTGA
- a CDS encoding class I SAM-dependent methyltransferase, with protein sequence MLDRANFYDAELKRHNGHLRAAASVGVRDRVLDIGCGAGQSTREAARVAVEGDAIGVDTSLEMLEVARRRSDEEGLRNVAFEQGDAQHHAFPTASFDLCISRFGVMFFADPAAAFANVARAMRPGARLVWMVWQSQERNEWSGAIRRTLAPGTAVSADVLTPFSLGDPTIATELLSTAGFISIDFTDVREPVFYGPDVDRAFDALIDLYLVKDALAQTDEAPDKALQRLHDLLEAHMTMEGVLFDSRAWIINAHRGQSS encoded by the coding sequence ATGTTGGATCGTGCTAACTTCTATGACGCAGAATTAAAGCGGCATAATGGGCATTTGCGCGCCGCCGCGAGCGTTGGAGTACGTGACCGCGTGCTCGATATCGGTTGCGGGGCAGGACAATCGACTCGTGAAGCCGCCCGTGTCGCAGTGGAAGGCGACGCGATCGGCGTGGATACGTCCTTGGAGATGCTCGAGGTTGCGCGGCGACGTTCCGACGAAGAAGGGTTGCGAAATGTTGCGTTTGAGCAGGGCGATGCCCAGCACCACGCCTTTCCCACTGCCAGCTTCGACCTCTGCATCAGCCGGTTTGGCGTCATGTTCTTTGCTGATCCGGCGGCGGCCTTTGCCAATGTCGCCCGCGCGATGCGTCCGGGCGCGCGCCTTGTATGGATGGTGTGGCAGAGCCAGGAGCGTAACGAGTGGTCTGGTGCCATTCGGCGAACCTTGGCCCCGGGAACTGCGGTTTCCGCAGATGTTCTCACACCGTTTTCACTTGGCGATCCTACCATCGCTACAGAACTTCTGAGCACGGCCGGCTTTATTTCGATCGATTTTACCGACGTGCGAGAACCGGTTTTCTATGGGCCAGACGTCGATAGGGCGTTTGACGCGCTCATCGACCTCTATCTTGTGAAGGACGCGCTCGCGCAAACCGATGAGGCACCCGACAAGGCATTGCAGCGGCTGCACGATTTACTGGAGGCGCATATGACCATGGAGGGCGTACTCTTTGACTCGCGCGCGTGGATTATTAATGCTCACAGGGGACAGAGTAGTTGA
- a CDS encoding glycoside hydrolase family 25 protein, producing the protein MRLSDVTAIFLACLTVSGCASGPPPENVRAGQPSQETTSSVVPPSNLVPSGNVGEAAAAASAPQEELAWAGQVPQSQAFAPAARTVGAPIPSERPIAMLAPAKPEMRAAPQTRSQIYSYGFRDAKPINFGSISPRKLAVHGVDISRWQGEIDWERLRTQGANFAYIKATDGGDHLDPMFRKNWRRAKEAGLKRGAYHFFYWCRTAGEQADWFIRNVPKEAGALPPVIDVEWNGESSCKRRPSRERVLEKMQVFMDKLERHYGQRPIIYTAPDFYRDNLKGAFPDYPFWLRSVAAHPSKVYPKRKWVFWQYSGSGLSHGVDGRIDLNVFHGDENDWHDWVASR; encoded by the coding sequence ATGCGTCTATCGGATGTGACAGCAATCTTTCTTGCCTGCCTGACTGTGTCGGGCTGTGCATCTGGCCCTCCCCCGGAAAATGTCCGGGCGGGACAACCGTCGCAAGAAACGACAAGCTCGGTCGTCCCACCATCCAATCTCGTACCGTCTGGAAATGTCGGCGAAGCGGCAGCGGCAGCCAGCGCGCCGCAGGAAGAATTGGCCTGGGCAGGCCAGGTCCCTCAGTCGCAAGCATTCGCACCGGCCGCCAGAACGGTCGGCGCTCCCATTCCGTCGGAACGGCCTATTGCCATGCTGGCGCCGGCCAAGCCCGAGATGAGGGCGGCTCCGCAAACGCGATCGCAGATTTACAGCTATGGCTTCCGCGACGCCAAACCGATTAACTTCGGGTCCATCTCGCCCAGAAAACTTGCCGTGCATGGCGTCGACATCTCACGCTGGCAGGGCGAGATCGACTGGGAAAGACTCAGAACGCAGGGTGCAAACTTCGCCTATATCAAGGCGACGGACGGCGGCGACCATCTCGATCCGATGTTCAGGAAGAACTGGCGCAGGGCCAAGGAAGCCGGCTTGAAGCGCGGCGCCTATCACTTCTTCTACTGGTGCCGGACGGCCGGCGAACAGGCCGACTGGTTCATCCGCAACGTTCCGAAGGAAGCGGGCGCTCTTCCGCCGGTTATCGACGTCGAATGGAATGGTGAATCGAGCTGCAAGCGGCGGCCTTCGCGCGAGCGGGTGCTGGAAAAAATGCAGGTCTTCATGGACAAGCTGGAGCGGCACTATGGCCAGCGGCCGATCATCTACACGGCTCCGGACTTCTATCGCGACAACCTGAAGGGCGCGTTTCCCGACTATCCCTTCTGGCTGCGCTCGGTGGCCGCTCATCCCTCCAAGGTCTACCCGAAGCGCAAGTGGGTTTTCTGGCAGTATTCGGGCTCTGGCCTCTCGCACGGTGTCGATGGCCGGATCGACCTCAACGTCTTCCATGGTGATGAAAACGATTGGCACGACTGGGTGGCCTCACGCTAG
- a CDS encoding aminotransferase-like domain-containing protein — MSETRNADWFAEKLSDKTIRGIALETSALIRAGALPVGTKLPAIRDLAFALGVSPATISEAWSELRRQKIISGRGRNGTWVSGDRFVAKPERLASSGNYGEGVLNLTAAVPDVRLLPPLAEALAYGASAENLNSYERSRILPELEAAVRRDWPYEPEAFLATNGGYNAVYTLLHALVMPGASVAIENPTAMRLLDILEDLGVRILPVQCDKDGPLPSSLEAATKYRPVAFLFQPRLHSVTGQSVSRARLEALGNILAGSDTLIIEDDGVADISGAPKHSLGGRFPDRVIHILSYSKTLGPDLRLAVLSSSRAIVEQIQSYRSFSAGWTSRILQAAVAWLLRDQMTDEILDRARNIYQQRRDELTNALRERGVEVDDGAGLCAWVPVSSEPFAMVTLAARGIAVHPGAKFSILPSNHIRVATGNLSDHSREVADGIALACTTG; from the coding sequence ATGAGCGAAACACGAAATGCCGATTGGTTTGCCGAAAAATTGAGCGACAAGACGATCCGCGGAATTGCATTGGAAACCAGCGCCTTGATCCGCGCAGGTGCGCTTCCGGTCGGAACCAAGCTGCCGGCGATCCGCGACCTTGCCTTCGCGCTTGGCGTCAGTCCTGCTACGATCTCCGAGGCCTGGAGCGAGTTGCGCCGCCAGAAGATCATCAGCGGGCGCGGACGCAACGGCACCTGGGTCAGCGGCGACCGGTTCGTTGCCAAGCCCGAGAGGCTTGCAAGTTCCGGCAACTACGGAGAAGGCGTACTCAACCTCACGGCGGCGGTCCCGGATGTAAGGCTGCTTCCACCCCTGGCCGAGGCCCTGGCATACGGCGCGTCTGCGGAAAACCTCAACAGTTACGAACGCAGCCGCATCCTGCCAGAGCTCGAAGCGGCTGTGCGGCGCGACTGGCCCTACGAGCCGGAGGCCTTTCTCGCCACGAACGGTGGATACAACGCAGTCTATACGCTGCTGCATGCTTTGGTTATGCCGGGCGCTTCGGTCGCAATCGAGAATCCGACGGCCATGCGCCTTCTCGATATTCTTGAAGATCTGGGCGTGCGCATCCTGCCCGTTCAGTGCGACAAGGACGGTCCCCTGCCGTCGTCACTCGAGGCGGCCACGAAATATCGCCCCGTCGCATTTCTGTTTCAGCCGCGGCTTCATTCGGTGACAGGCCAAAGCGTCAGCAGGGCGCGTTTGGAAGCTCTGGGAAACATTCTGGCGGGTAGCGATACGCTGATCATCGAAGACGATGGCGTGGCCGACATCTCCGGCGCACCCAAGCATTCCTTGGGCGGGCGTTTTCCCGACCGCGTCATACACATCCTGTCCTACTCAAAGACGCTGGGTCCGGACCTACGTCTTGCCGTATTGTCGAGCTCCAGGGCGATTGTGGAGCAAATTCAATCCTACCGAAGCTTCAGCGCCGGATGGACCAGCCGGATTCTACAGGCCGCAGTCGCGTGGCTGCTCCGCGATCAAATGACGGATGAAATCCTTGACCGCGCACGCAATATCTATCAGCAGCGGCGCGATGAGCTGACGAATGCGCTGCGCGAGCGCGGCGTAGAGGTGGATGATGGCGCCGGCCTTTGCGCCTGGGTTCCAGTCTCATCGGAGCCATTTGCGATGGTCACGTTGGCGGCGAGGGGGAT
- a CDS encoding M20 aminoacylase family protein, producing MMTRDNAFARISDFEPLKAELEATRRHLHANPELSFEEAETARFVAEKLESWGYDVLRNVGGHGVVARLKVGNGARSIAIRADMDALPIQEETGLPYASRAAGKMHACGHDGHTTMLLGAAEYLARTRRFDGTVNLIFQPAEEAGTASGAQAMIADGLFERFPCDAIFGLHNHPGAPEGTWLLRSGPLMAAADTVKVTIKGKGGHASRPHLTVDPVVIACNLVVSLQSVVSRSIDPTQTAVVTVGSIHAGEASNVIPDIATLSLSVRSFEPAIRDILEGRIRKLTATVAEGYGAGFEIDYVRGHPVVINSEKETEFARTVAEELVDTDKILTCPLIPGSEDFSHFLEHKPGCFLRLGNGLNSEILHSSKFDFADENLTVGAAMWARLTEKYLA from the coding sequence CTGATGACACGCGACAATGCTTTTGCCCGTATCTCCGACTTCGAGCCGCTCAAGGCAGAGCTTGAAGCGACGCGCCGGCATCTTCACGCCAATCCGGAACTGTCGTTCGAAGAGGCGGAAACCGCACGCTTCGTCGCCGAGAAACTGGAGTCCTGGGGCTACGACGTGTTGCGCAATGTCGGCGGCCATGGGGTCGTCGCGCGTCTCAAGGTGGGCAACGGCGCGCGCAGTATTGCGATCCGCGCCGATATGGATGCCCTTCCGATCCAGGAGGAAACAGGCCTGCCTTATGCGAGCAGGGCAGCCGGCAAGATGCATGCATGCGGTCACGACGGCCACACGACGATGCTGCTTGGGGCCGCGGAATATCTGGCGCGCACGCGCCGTTTTGACGGAACAGTCAACCTGATTTTCCAGCCCGCCGAGGAAGCCGGTACGGCAAGCGGGGCGCAGGCGATGATCGCCGACGGATTGTTCGAACGCTTCCCGTGTGACGCAATTTTCGGGCTGCACAATCACCCCGGCGCGCCAGAGGGCACCTGGCTCCTGCGTTCCGGTCCATTGATGGCTGCTGCCGATACGGTAAAAGTCACCATCAAGGGAAAGGGCGGCCATGCCTCCAGGCCGCATCTGACAGTCGACCCGGTCGTCATTGCCTGCAATCTCGTCGTTTCACTGCAGTCGGTCGTTTCGCGCAGCATTGATCCCACGCAAACGGCAGTGGTCACCGTCGGCTCCATCCATGCCGGCGAAGCCTCGAACGTCATTCCGGACATCGCAACGCTTTCGCTCAGCGTCCGGTCCTTCGAACCGGCGATAAGAGACATTCTGGAAGGGAGAATTCGCAAGCTCACCGCGACTGTGGCCGAGGGTTATGGCGCCGGCTTCGAAATCGATTATGTGCGCGGGCACCCCGTCGTCATCAATTCGGAGAAGGAGACGGAGTTTGCCCGCACCGTTGCGGAGGAGCTTGTCGATACGGACAAGATTTTGACCTGCCCATTGATCCCCGGGAGCGAGGATTTTTCCCATTTTCTCGAGCACAAGCCGGGCTGCTTCCTGCGTCTTGGCAACGGGCTTAACTCGGAAATCCTGCACAGCTCGAAATTCGACTTTGCGGACGAGAATCTGACGGTTGGGGCCGCCATGTGGGCCCGGCTGACAGAAAAGTATCTGGCGTAG
- a CDS encoding ABC transporter substrate-binding protein: MPLKSITAFALASALLSGMALAEDAMLPKLTVNEELRAKLPEDIKTAGKMISVNNGSFPPYEIVTGTKMEGASADLTDALGQVLGVTIEHATVGGLPALLAGVNSGRYQFAFGPVGDFKSREEANDFVDWVQEFVVFAVHKGNPNGIASLETACGQRIAVMAGGSAEKVIKVQAEKCKADGKDAVEVQSFTDQPSSILAVRSKRSDAFFSSQAPLTYFVSQANGQLELTGVGQKNGFDNLYQGAVVPKGSPLGPVLRDGMKILMGNGTYAAIMKKWGLENNMIKEPGINLGGTLPK, encoded by the coding sequence ATGCCTTTGAAATCCATCACCGCCTTCGCTCTTGCGAGCGCCCTGCTCTCTGGAATGGCCTTGGCCGAGGATGCAATGCTTCCGAAGCTCACCGTCAACGAGGAACTGCGGGCAAAGCTTCCCGAGGACATCAAGACCGCCGGCAAGATGATCTCGGTCAACAACGGCTCCTTTCCTCCCTACGAGATCGTGACCGGAACGAAGATGGAGGGCGCCAGCGCCGACCTCACGGACGCGCTCGGCCAGGTGCTCGGCGTCACAATCGAGCACGCCACCGTCGGTGGCCTTCCGGCACTTCTCGCCGGCGTCAATTCCGGCCGCTATCAGTTCGCCTTCGGCCCTGTCGGCGATTTCAAGAGCCGCGAGGAGGCCAACGATTTCGTCGACTGGGTGCAGGAATTCGTCGTCTTTGCCGTGCACAAGGGTAACCCCAACGGCATCGCTTCGCTGGAGACTGCCTGCGGACAGCGCATTGCCGTGATGGCTGGTGGATCCGCCGAAAAGGTCATCAAGGTCCAGGCCGAAAAGTGCAAGGCCGACGGCAAGGACGCGGTCGAGGTTCAGTCCTTCACCGATCAGCCAAGCTCGATCCTGGCCGTCAGGTCCAAGCGCTCGGACGCATTCTTCTCCTCCCAAGCCCCCCTCACCTATTTCGTGTCGCAGGCCAATGGCCAGCTCGAACTTACGGGCGTCGGCCAGAAGAACGGTTTTGACAATCTTTACCAGGGCGCGGTCGTGCCGAAAGGATCGCCGCTCGGCCCCGTGCTGCGCGATGGCATGAAGATTCTCATGGGCAACGGCACGTATGCGGCAATCATGAAGAAATGGGGCCTTGAGAACAACATGATCAAAGAGCCGGGCATCAATCTCGGCGGGACGTTGCCAAAATGA